GTCCATGTTGTCTCGATCCAATTGTTGAATTCGGTCCATCATAATACATCAAGTTCTGATTAATGCCATCTGCAGGTTTACTAGGTGGTTACGTTGGTTCTGTATTTCATCTCATTTTGATGCAGCTTGTATATGAGATATTAGCGCCCTTCCTCATAAGTAAAGTTTACAATGCTCTAGCGTGCTATTTCCACTCGTTTTTGGCTCTGAACGATCTTATCCATATTTAACTTGATTTCCTGAAACATTGCGTCCGGCTCTTGGGTAGCATCGATTTTCAAAGTGCTCTGCGAGTATTTCTTCAAAACCGCTTTAGAACTTTCTATGTACATTGGTAGACTTGGACGTGCAGTGGGACTGGATGAGCTGCGTGTACTTCCGGCTTCCTGATCCAAATCCAGCGCAATAATCAATTGCGGCGTCCCAAAACCATTTTCCAATATTTCAGCCTCCTTCAAATC
This portion of the Drosophila santomea strain STO CAGO 1482 chromosome 3L, Prin_Dsan_1.1, whole genome shotgun sequence genome encodes:
- the LOC120448937 gene encoding adenylate kinase isoenzyme 1 isoform X3: MLQEAPMVWIMGGPGSGKGTQAQKIEKLYGFKHIDPSALIETEIASKSAAGNSFAELVSAGSPIPLPQIVPLIEKQLMSHRGALKGFVIDGYPADLKEAEILENGFGTPQLIIALDLDQEAGSTRSSSSPTARPSLPMYIESSKAVLKKYSQSTLKIDATQEPDAMFQEIKLNMDKIVQSQKRVEIAR
- the LOC120448937 gene encoding adenylate kinase isoenzyme 1 isoform X5, producing MVWIMGGPGSGKGTQAQKIEKLYGFKHIDPSALIETEIASKSAAGNSFAELVSAGSPIPLPQIVPLIEKQLMSHRGALKGFVIDGYPADLKEAEILENGFGTPQLIIALDLDQEAGSTRSSSSPTARPSLPMYIESSKAVLKKYSQSTLKIDATQEPDAMFQEIKLNMDKIVQSQKRVEIAR
- the LOC120448937 gene encoding adenylate kinase isoenzyme 1 isoform X4; amino-acid sequence: MEAPMVWIMGGPGSGKGTQAQKIEKLYGFKHIDPSALIETEIASKSAAGNSFAELVSAGSPIPLPQIVPLIEKQLMSHRGALKGFVIDGYPADLKEAEILENGFGTPQLIIALDLDQEAGSTRSSSSPTARPSLPMYIESSKAVLKKYSQSTLKIDATQEPDAMFQEIKLNMDKIVQSQKRVEIAR